The Mycobacterium seoulense genome has a window encoding:
- a CDS encoding 3-isopropylmalate dehydratase large subunit yields MGMTIIEKIFARKAGRDAVSAGDTVVVDVDMTVLIDLQFATMWISPNRIHDPDKLAVVMDHAVPAPTIKDAAAGPQARKFVADFGIERFYDVGRHGICHQVIAENGLARPGEVLACTDSHTCAAGAYNTAARGLGPAEIYSIMCTGTTWFQVAPTIRYELDGVKPQTVSGKDIFLHIANEYGDAPNLNLEFGGTGLAGLPMHDRRTIATQCAEVSADFATFEPDDMLASFLRERGVTGYGAVTPDSDAAYQEIRHVDLATLEPYVARPGTVSRNGLPVSQLDRRKVDQAFIGSCANGQLEDLEIAARVVRGKSVARGVRLLVTPASQAVYRDAMRLGYLQDLADAGAVITNSTCGACFGYHMGVVGPGEVCITSSTRNFTGRMGSTEAEIFMASPATVAASAITGYITDPRSVTA; encoded by the coding sequence ATGGGCATGACCATCATCGAGAAGATCTTCGCCCGCAAGGCCGGTCGGGATGCGGTGTCGGCGGGTGACACGGTCGTGGTCGACGTCGACATGACCGTGCTCATCGATCTGCAGTTCGCCACGATGTGGATTTCGCCGAACCGGATCCACGACCCCGACAAACTGGCCGTCGTCATGGACCACGCCGTTCCCGCACCGACCATCAAAGACGCCGCCGCGGGTCCGCAGGCCCGCAAATTCGTCGCCGACTTCGGCATCGAGCGGTTCTACGACGTCGGCAGGCACGGCATCTGTCACCAGGTGATCGCCGAGAATGGACTGGCACGGCCTGGAGAAGTCCTGGCCTGCACCGACTCTCACACCTGTGCCGCGGGCGCTTACAACACCGCCGCCCGGGGCCTGGGACCCGCGGAGATCTACTCGATCATGTGCACCGGCACGACGTGGTTCCAGGTCGCGCCCACGATCCGGTACGAGCTCGATGGCGTCAAACCACAGACCGTCAGCGGGAAGGACATCTTTCTGCACATCGCCAACGAGTACGGCGATGCGCCGAATTTGAACCTGGAATTCGGCGGCACCGGCCTGGCCGGTCTTCCGATGCACGACCGGCGCACCATCGCGACCCAGTGCGCCGAGGTTTCCGCCGACTTCGCCACGTTCGAGCCCGACGACATGCTGGCGTCGTTTCTGCGCGAGCGCGGCGTCACCGGATACGGCGCCGTCACACCCGATTCCGATGCCGCATACCAGGAGATCCGCCATGTCGACTTGGCAACGCTGGAGCCTTACGTGGCGCGGCCGGGAACGGTCAGCCGCAACGGGCTGCCCGTCTCCCAGCTGGACCGCCGCAAGGTCGACCAGGCATTCATCGGCTCGTGTGCGAATGGACAGCTCGAGGACCTCGAGATCGCCGCACGGGTGGTGCGCGGCAAGTCCGTCGCTAGAGGCGTGCGGTTGCTCGTCACGCCCGCCTCGCAAGCGGTTTACCGGGATGCCATGCGGCTGGGGTACCTGCAGGACCTGGCGGACGCGGGTGCGGTCATCACCAACTCCACCTGCGGCGCCTGTTTCGGCTACCACATGGGGGTGGTCGGTCCCGGGGAGGTGTGCATCACCTCGAGCACCCGCAACTTCACCGGCCGCATGGGCAGCACCGAGGCGGAGATTTTCATGGCGTCACCGGCAACCGTTGCCGCGTCGGCAATCACCGGCTACATCACCGACCCGAGGAGTGTGACGGCATGA
- a CDS encoding NAD(+) synthase, with product MDFYNAYSQGFVRVAACTHHTALADPAANAESVLRLARACHDDGVAVAVFPELTLSGYSIEDIVMQDLLLDDVKTAVESIVAASTDLLPVLVVGAPLRYRHRIYNTAVVIHRGAVLGVVPKSYLPTYREFYEGRQIAAGDDERGTIRICDADVPFGPDLLFGASDVPDFVLHVEICEDMFVPIPPSAEAALAGATVLANLSGSPITIGRAEDRCLLARSASARCLAAYVYAAAGEGESTTDLAWDGQTMVWENGELLASSERFPKGERRSVADVDIDLLRSERLRMGTFDDNRRHHRGSAESFRRIDFRLDPPSGDIGLRRDVERFPFVPANRERLEQDCYEAYNIQVSGLEQRLRALNYPKIVIGVSGGLDSTHALIVAARAMDREERPRSDILAFTLPGFATGDRTKRNAIELCRALGVTFSEIDITETAMVMFKEIDHPFGRGEKVYDVTFENVQAGLRTDYLFRLANQRGGIVLGTGDLSELGLGWSTYGVGDQMSHYNVNGGVPKTLIQHLIRWVISSGQFESDVTDVLQSVLDTEITPELVPSGEEEELQSSEAKVGPYALQDFSLFHVLRYGFRPSKIAFLAWHAWSDPEQGNWPPGFPDEKRPTYSLKEIRHWLGIFVQRFYSFSQFKRSALPNGPKVSHGGALSPRGDWRAPSDMSARIWLDEIERQIPEE from the coding sequence ATGGACTTTTACAACGCTTACAGCCAGGGCTTCGTCCGGGTCGCTGCCTGCACGCATCACACCGCGCTCGCCGATCCGGCGGCCAACGCGGAGTCGGTCCTCCGGCTGGCGCGCGCCTGCCACGACGACGGCGTCGCGGTGGCCGTCTTCCCCGAGCTGACGCTGTCCGGGTACTCCATCGAGGACATCGTCATGCAGGACCTGTTGCTCGACGACGTCAAAACCGCCGTAGAGAGCATCGTCGCCGCCTCCACCGATCTGCTGCCGGTCCTCGTTGTGGGTGCCCCGCTGCGCTATCGGCATCGCATCTACAACACCGCGGTGGTCATCCACCGTGGCGCGGTGCTGGGGGTGGTGCCGAAGTCGTATCTGCCCACCTACCGGGAGTTCTACGAGGGCCGTCAGATCGCGGCGGGGGACGACGAGCGCGGCACCATCCGGATCTGCGACGCCGACGTCCCGTTCGGTCCGGACCTGCTGTTCGGCGCGTCGGACGTGCCCGACTTCGTGCTGCACGTGGAAATCTGCGAGGACATGTTCGTGCCGATCCCGCCCAGTGCGGAGGCCGCGCTGGCGGGGGCGACGGTGCTGGCGAACCTTTCCGGCAGCCCCATCACGATCGGTCGCGCCGAGGACCGCTGCCTGTTGGCCCGCTCGGCATCGGCGCGGTGCCTGGCCGCCTACGTCTACGCCGCCGCGGGCGAGGGGGAGTCGACCACCGACCTGGCCTGGGACGGGCAAACCATGGTGTGGGAGAACGGCGAGCTGCTGGCCTCCTCCGAACGCTTCCCGAAAGGGGAACGACGCAGCGTCGCCGACGTGGACATCGACCTGTTGCGCTCGGAACGGTTGCGGATGGGGACATTCGACGACAACCGGCGCCATCACCGCGGGTCGGCCGAATCGTTCCGGCGCATCGACTTCCGGTTGGACCCGCCCAGTGGTGACATCGGATTGCGCCGCGACGTGGAGCGGTTCCCGTTCGTCCCCGCGAACCGCGAACGCCTGGAACAGGATTGCTACGAGGCCTACAACATCCAGGTGTCCGGGCTCGAGCAGCGGCTGCGGGCATTGAACTACCCGAAGATCGTCATCGGCGTCTCCGGCGGGCTGGATTCGACGCACGCGCTGATCGTTGCGGCGCGCGCGATGGACCGCGAAGAACGGCCGCGCAGCGACATTTTGGCGTTCACGCTACCCGGCTTCGCGACGGGGGATCGCACCAAACGCAACGCCATCGAGCTGTGCCGCGCACTCGGGGTCACCTTCTCCGAAATCGACATCACCGAGACCGCAATGGTGATGTTCAAGGAGATCGACCACCCGTTCGGGCGCGGGGAAAAGGTCTACGACGTCACCTTCGAGAACGTGCAGGCGGGCCTGCGCACCGATTACCTGTTCCGGTTGGCCAACCAGCGCGGCGGCATCGTGCTCGGCACCGGTGACCTTTCTGAGCTGGGGCTGGGCTGGTCCACGTATGGGGTGGGCGACCAGATGTCGCACTACAACGTCAACGGCGGTGTCCCCAAGACGCTGATTCAGCATCTGATCCGCTGGGTCATCTCGTCGGGACAGTTCGAGTCCGACGTCACCGACGTGCTGCAGTCGGTGCTGGACACCGAGATCACCCCGGAACTCGTCCCGAGCGGCGAAGAAGAGGAGTTGCAGAGCAGCGAGGCCAAGGTGGGTCCGTATGCCCTGCAAGACTTTTCGCTTTTCCATGTGCTGCGCTACGGGTTCCGGCCGTCGAAGATCGCGTTCTTGGCCTGGCATGCGTGGAGCGACCCGGAGCAGGGTAACTGGCCGCCGGGGTTCCCCGATGAAAAGCGACCGACATATTCGCTGAAGGAGATTCGGCACTGGCTCGGCATCTTCGTGCAGCGGTTCTACTCGTTCAGCCAATTCAAACGCTCTGCGTTGCCGAACGGCCCCAAGGTCTCGCACGGCGGCGCGCTGTCGCCCCGCGGCGATTGGCGGGCGCCGTCGGACATGTCCGCGCGCATCTGGCTCGACGAGATCGAGCGCCAGATCCCCGAGGAATAG
- a CDS encoding MmgE/PrpD family protein, which produces MNVPAATDPAGPTGRLATWVADLTLDDIPQAVLDRAKHLLLDGIGCALVGAQLPWSRVATDAVLALEGPGDAVVIGTGRTAAAPAAAILNGTFIQGFELDDFHPLAPLHSCSLLIPALLSTVCTRPQPSTGPDLLLAAVAGFEVGPRVGHTLHGTQMLDRGWHSGSVFGTHAAAMASGKLRGLSPAQLEDALGLAGTQSAGLMAAQYEAMSKRMHHGFAARNGFYAAGLAAAGYTGIKRVFEREYGGFLSVFGEGHHPDAALLTGELGRRWETTIIMVKSYAAMGGLHAAIDAARRLRDSTAPQDISSIDITVGETVYRHGWWRPQRPLTPIGAQMNIGYATAAALLDGNVLPEQFTPARLDSDDIWSLIAATTVHLDESLAHADIAERFRTDVVVTTRDGAVHHARVALPHGAPNDPVTNDELVDKFHSLADRVTSRARAEAIERLVVDLDDLDDIGQLMDLLAAPVAGALD; this is translated from the coding sequence ATGAACGTGCCGGCCGCCACCGACCCGGCCGGGCCGACCGGACGCCTTGCCACCTGGGTCGCCGACCTCACGCTCGACGACATCCCACAAGCCGTCCTCGACCGCGCGAAGCACCTCTTGCTGGACGGCATCGGCTGCGCGCTCGTCGGGGCGCAACTACCGTGGTCACGCGTCGCAACCGACGCCGTCCTCGCCTTGGAAGGCCCCGGCGACGCCGTCGTCATCGGCACCGGACGCACGGCCGCGGCGCCCGCGGCGGCGATACTCAACGGCACGTTCATCCAGGGCTTCGAGCTCGACGACTTCCATCCCCTCGCCCCACTGCACAGCTGCTCGCTGCTGATTCCGGCGCTGCTGTCGACGGTGTGCACGCGGCCGCAACCCTCGACGGGCCCCGACCTCCTGCTGGCCGCGGTCGCCGGCTTCGAGGTGGGCCCGCGCGTCGGCCACACGCTGCACGGCACCCAGATGCTCGACCGAGGCTGGCACTCGGGATCCGTTTTCGGCACCCACGCCGCGGCAATGGCCTCCGGGAAGCTGCGCGGACTGTCCCCGGCGCAGTTGGAGGACGCCCTCGGGCTGGCCGGTACACAGTCGGCGGGGCTGATGGCCGCCCAGTACGAAGCCATGAGCAAGCGCATGCACCACGGTTTCGCGGCGCGCAACGGCTTCTACGCGGCCGGACTGGCGGCGGCCGGATACACCGGCATCAAGCGGGTGTTCGAGCGTGAATACGGCGGGTTTCTGAGCGTTTTCGGCGAGGGCCACCATCCCGACGCGGCCCTGCTGACCGGCGAACTCGGCCGACGGTGGGAGACCACCATCATCATGGTCAAGTCCTACGCCGCGATGGGTGGATTACACGCGGCGATCGACGCCGCCCGCAGGCTGCGTGATTCGACTGCGCCCCAGGACATCTCGTCGATCGACATCACGGTCGGCGAGACCGTCTACCGGCACGGCTGGTGGCGGCCGCAGCGACCGCTCACCCCGATCGGTGCTCAGATGAACATCGGGTACGCGACCGCCGCGGCGCTGCTCGACGGAAACGTGCTGCCCGAGCAGTTCACGCCGGCACGCCTGGACTCCGACGACATCTGGTCGCTCATCGCCGCGACGACGGTGCACCTCGACGAATCACTCGCCCACGCCGACATCGCCGAAAGGTTCCGCACCGACGTCGTGGTCACCACCCGTGACGGCGCCGTCCACCACGCCCGCGTGGCGCTGCCGCACGGCGCACCCAACGATCCGGTCACCAACGACGAACTCGTCGACAAGTTCCACTCACTCGCCGACCGGGTCACCAGCCGCGCGCGAGCTGAAGCGATCGAGCGGCTGGTGGTCGATCTCGACGACCTCGATGACATCGGGCAACTGATGGACCTGCTCGCGGCCCCGGTCGCGGGCGCCCTGGACTGA
- a CDS encoding LeuD/DmdB family oxidoreductase small subunit: MTVVFGGRVWVFGDNLNTDAMYPAFAMKMDPSEAAKHIFYEVRPGWTDQVSPGDIVVAGRNFGLGSSRPVAALFVELGVAGLVAEEFNSLFFRNAVNAGLPAMTLPHATTVFHEGDTGTFDLTAGTWRNDTTGASGTVPELPGLILDIIESGGVLPRLAQQGYLPGELGDLLRSPTVAIRGAGSGA; this comes from the coding sequence ATGACCGTGGTGTTCGGCGGAAGGGTCTGGGTGTTCGGAGACAACCTGAACACCGACGCCATGTACCCGGCCTTCGCCATGAAGATGGATCCGTCGGAGGCGGCCAAGCACATCTTCTACGAGGTCCGCCCGGGTTGGACCGACCAGGTGTCCCCAGGTGACATCGTCGTGGCCGGCAGAAACTTCGGGCTCGGATCGTCACGGCCCGTCGCGGCCCTCTTCGTCGAGCTCGGCGTCGCGGGACTGGTCGCCGAGGAATTCAACTCGTTGTTCTTCCGCAACGCCGTCAACGCCGGCCTGCCGGCGATGACCCTGCCCCATGCCACCACCGTCTTCCACGAAGGGGACACGGGGACGTTCGACCTGACCGCCGGCACCTGGCGTAACGACACCACGGGTGCGTCCGGAACCGTCCCCGAACTCCCCGGGCTCATCCTCGACATCATCGAAAGCGGCGGCGTGCTGCCACGGTTGGCCCAGCAGGGTTATCTACCCGGCGAATTGGGCGACCTGTTACGGTCGCCCACCGTCGCGATTCGCGGCGCGGGCAGCGGCGCATGA
- a CDS encoding isocitrate lyase/PEP mutase family protein has translation MPTTPARQRLKDLLKTRELVVAPGVFDGISAHLTKRTGHAAAYLTGAGVAASGFGLPDIGLVTATEMAGRVAMITDALGDIPLIADADTGYGAPINVVRTVRSYDAAGAAAIQLEDQVFPKRCGHLPDKQVVDAAVFEQTLAAALDARSDDALLVVARTDARAPLGLEAAIERANRYARAGADIIFVEAPQDAGEIERIAREVEAPLLINLVLGGLTPLQSAGRLQELGYAIAIHPGNLLAQATFGMLQSLCELNGTDIAGHLPTTPGDFFNLVGMAEWLDRDVRYARKDPSWA, from the coding sequence ATGCCTACCACCCCGGCCCGTCAACGGCTGAAGGACTTGCTCAAGACCCGTGAACTCGTCGTCGCGCCAGGCGTTTTCGACGGCATATCAGCGCACCTGACGAAACGCACGGGCCACGCCGCGGCGTACCTGACCGGTGCCGGCGTGGCGGCCTCCGGTTTCGGCCTACCCGACATCGGGCTGGTCACCGCGACCGAGATGGCCGGCCGGGTCGCGATGATCACCGACGCGTTGGGCGACATCCCATTGATCGCCGATGCCGACACCGGCTATGGCGCACCCATCAATGTGGTGCGCACCGTTCGCTCCTACGACGCGGCGGGGGCGGCCGCGATTCAGTTGGAGGATCAGGTCTTTCCGAAACGGTGCGGCCACCTGCCCGACAAACAGGTGGTCGACGCCGCGGTCTTCGAACAGACCCTGGCCGCGGCGCTCGACGCCCGCTCCGACGACGCCCTGCTGGTGGTGGCCCGCACCGACGCACGGGCGCCCCTCGGCCTTGAAGCTGCCATCGAACGGGCCAACCGGTACGCACGGGCGGGCGCCGACATCATCTTCGTCGAGGCGCCGCAGGACGCCGGCGAGATCGAGCGCATCGCCCGCGAAGTGGAAGCCCCCCTGTTGATCAACCTGGTGCTCGGCGGCTTGACGCCGCTGCAATCGGCGGGGCGGCTGCAGGAGTTGGGCTACGCCATCGCGATTCATCCGGGCAACCTGCTGGCGCAGGCGACCTTCGGCATGCTGCAGAGCCTTTGCGAATTGAACGGCACCGACATCGCCGGCCACCTGCCCACCACGCCCGGCGATTTCTTCAACTTGGTGGGGATGGCCGAATGGCTGGATCGCGACGTCCGATACGCCCGGAAGGACCCGTCATGGGCATGA
- a CDS encoding YbhB/YbcL family Raf kinase inhibitor-like protein — protein MMTPLGRLLRGVRAGAHRSPLAHRAFDAPASISVSSTAFTDGGGMPTSSAGQGVGDNVSPPLRWTALPPRTRQAVLIIDDVDVPLPRPLLHTVAVIEPTLDGLDAGGLRPGAPGIRCLRADLGHRGYAGPRPIPGHGPHHYRFHVFAIEHAVPDHITTAKALLAAMRGHVLARGVLTGTYER, from the coding sequence ATGATGACACCGCTGGGCAGGCTTCTGCGTGGTGTCCGCGCCGGCGCGCACCGAAGTCCCCTTGCCCATAGGGCGTTCGATGCGCCCGCGTCCATCAGCGTCAGCAGCACCGCCTTCACCGACGGGGGCGGCATGCCGACTTCCAGCGCCGGCCAGGGCGTGGGGGACAACGTCTCGCCGCCCTTGCGGTGGACCGCGCTGCCGCCAAGGACCCGACAGGCGGTGCTCATCATCGACGACGTCGACGTCCCGCTCCCCCGCCCACTGCTGCACACCGTCGCGGTGATCGAACCAACGCTGGACGGCCTCGACGCCGGCGGGTTGCGGCCGGGCGCGCCAGGCATACGCTGCCTGCGAGCCGATCTCGGCCATCGCGGCTACGCCGGGCCGCGCCCGATCCCCGGCCACGGGCCGCACCACTACCGATTCCATGTGTTCGCGATCGAGCACGCCGTCCCCGACCACATCACCACGGCCAAGGCGTTGCTGGCCGCGATGAGGGGCCACGTCCTGGCCCGCGGTGTGCTGACCGGAACCTACGAACGCTGA
- a CDS encoding PfkB family carbohydrate kinase, with protein sequence MARVCVVGSVNMDLSLRVEALPRPGETVLAASLTQAPGGKGANQAVAAARAGAQVQFVGAVGDDAAGERLRGHLLANGVGLDALAETPGPSGTAIVVVDANAENTIVVAPGANGRLTLDAAARRVIAGSEVLLTQLEIPVRAAVAAARQARSAGAVVIINASPAGGDPSLLPELATAADVIVVNEAEADQWPWRPMHLVTTLGARGARYVGADGDFVVPAPAVAAVDTTGAGDVFAGVLAGSWPRNPGSPALRRRALRRACAAGALATLVSGAGNCAPDAEAIDAALHDDR encoded by the coding sequence ATGGCACGAGTCTGCGTGGTCGGCAGCGTGAACATGGACCTGTCGCTGCGCGTGGAGGCCCTTCCCCGGCCCGGTGAGACGGTGCTGGCGGCGTCGCTGACCCAAGCACCGGGCGGCAAAGGTGCCAATCAGGCCGTGGCGGCGGCGCGCGCGGGCGCACAGGTGCAGTTCGTCGGCGCGGTCGGCGACGACGCGGCCGGCGAACGGTTGCGCGGTCACCTGCTGGCCAACGGCGTCGGACTGGACGCGCTCGCCGAAACGCCCGGACCGAGTGGCACGGCCATCGTCGTCGTCGACGCCAACGCCGAGAACACCATCGTGGTCGCGCCGGGCGCCAATGGGCGGCTGACGCTGGATGCGGCAGCGCGACGCGTCATCGCCGGCTCCGAGGTGTTATTGACGCAACTGGAGATTCCGGTGCGCGCGGCGGTGGCGGCGGCACGGCAGGCCCGTTCGGCCGGGGCGGTCGTCATCATCAACGCCTCGCCGGCCGGCGGCGACCCGAGCCTACTGCCCGAACTGGCAACCGCGGCCGACGTCATCGTGGTGAACGAAGCCGAGGCCGACCAGTGGCCCTGGCGCCCAATGCACTTGGTGACAACGCTGGGTGCGCGCGGAGCCCGGTACGTGGGCGCCGACGGCGATTTCGTGGTTCCCGCTCCCGCGGTAGCCGCGGTGGACACCACCGGGGCCGGGGACGTGTTCGCCGGAGTGCTGGCCGGAAGCTGGCCGCGCAATCCGGGTTCGCCCGCCCTGCGGCGGCGCGCGTTACGGCGCGCCTGCGCCGCCGGCGCGCTGGCCACGCTGGTGTCGGGTGCCGGTAACTGCGCCCCGGACGCCGAAGCGATCGACGCGGCGCTGCACGACGACCGCTAG
- a CDS encoding GntR family transcriptional regulator: MTTVQQDRAGPVSAAAGVPLHRQLFLVLHDEIDRGVIGPGDALPTEQTLCDQFGVSRITVRRALADLADRGYIERRHGVGSFVRRHDPTDVSDASGAGRSFMQGLRQAQFETKVEVVEIGKRRPPRAIGEALGTSDELLQIVRVRRQRRTDEPLMVTEAWVPPELADALTEPELRRAPLYELLSEAGVAVDRVRHEITAEIAGPRNAHLLDTAIGAALLRVNRVAFVAGAPHHCVSTVLSPSRSRLLLSQTADEMETGDSLRIAHDVGGHTG, translated from the coding sequence TTGACCACCGTGCAGCAGGACAGAGCAGGGCCGGTCTCGGCGGCGGCCGGGGTGCCGCTGCACCGGCAGCTGTTCTTGGTGCTGCACGACGAGATCGACCGCGGCGTCATCGGCCCCGGCGACGCGTTGCCCACCGAGCAGACCCTCTGCGACCAGTTCGGCGTATCGCGCATCACCGTGCGCAGGGCGCTGGCGGACCTGGCCGACCGCGGCTACATCGAGCGCAGGCATGGCGTCGGGTCGTTCGTACGGCGACACGACCCGACGGACGTCTCGGACGCATCGGGGGCTGGGCGGTCGTTCATGCAGGGTCTGCGACAGGCGCAATTCGAAACCAAGGTCGAGGTCGTCGAAATCGGGAAGCGCCGCCCGCCGCGCGCCATCGGCGAGGCCCTGGGCACTTCCGACGAGTTGCTCCAGATCGTGCGGGTGCGGCGCCAACGCAGGACCGATGAGCCGTTGATGGTGACCGAAGCCTGGGTGCCGCCGGAGCTGGCCGACGCGCTGACCGAGCCGGAGTTGCGGCGTGCGCCGCTTTACGAGTTGCTGTCGGAGGCGGGCGTCGCCGTGGACCGGGTGCGGCACGAGATCACGGCCGAGATCGCCGGGCCGCGCAACGCGCACCTGCTCGACACGGCCATCGGCGCCGCGCTGCTGCGCGTCAACCGCGTCGCGTTCGTGGCCGGGGCGCCGCATCATTGCGTGTCGACGGTGCTGTCGCCGAGCCGCAGCCGCTTGCTGCTCAGCCAGACGGCCGACGAGATGGAAACCGGCGACAGCCTGAGAATCGCCCACGACGTCGGCGGGCATACCGGCTAG